A genomic segment from Pristiophorus japonicus isolate sPriJap1 unplaced genomic scaffold, sPriJap1.hap1 HAP1_SCAFFOLD_739, whole genome shotgun sequence encodes:
- the LOC139256583 gene encoding zinc finger protein 229-like, whose amino-acid sequence MESHKDTRTMEKPWKCGDCGKVFRSPSELEIHQRNHTGERPFTCPVCGKGFTQSSYLLTHQRVHTGERPFTCSECGKGFSQSSHLLRHQRVHTGERPFTCSECGKGFTQSADLVVHQRVHTGDRPFTCSVCGQGFTRSSKLVAHQRVHTGERPFTCSECGKGFSRSSHLLRHQRVHTGERPFTCSECGEGFTQSSNLLIHQRVHTGERPFTCSECGKGVTQSSHLVAHQRVHTGERPFTCSECGKGFTTSSTLLRHQRVHTGERPFTCSECGKGFTDSSTLLTHQRVHTGERPFTCSECGKGFTHSSHLLRHQRVHTGERPFTCSECGKGFSQSSNLLIHQRVHTGERPFTCSECGKGFTRTSDLLTHQRVHTGERPFTCSECGKGFTRSSDLLTHQRVHTGERPFTCSECGKGFTRLSHLLTHQRVHK is encoded by the coding sequence atggagagtcacaaggacacccgcaccatggagaaaccgtggaaatgtggtgactgtgggaaggtattcagatcaccgtctgagctggaaattcatcaacgcaatcacactggggagaggccgttcacctgccccgtatgtgggaagggattcactcagtcatcctacctgctgacacaccagcgagttcacaccggggagaggccattcacctgctctgagtgtgggaagggattcagtcagtcatcccacctgctgagacaccagcgagttcacactggggagaggccgttcacctgctctgagtgtgggaagggattcactcagtcagccgaccttgtagttcaccagcgagttcacactggggacaggccattcacctgctccgtgtgtgggcagggattcactcggtcatccaaacttgtagctcaccagcgagttcacactggggagaggccattcacctgctctgagtgtgggaagggattcagtcggtcatcccacctgctgagacaccagcgagttcacactggggagaggccattcacctgctctgagtgtggggagggattcactcagtcatccaacctgctgatacaccagcgagttcacactggggagaggccgttcacctgctctgagtgtggaaagggagtcactcagtcatcccaccttgtagctcaccaacgagttcacactggggagaggccattcacctgctctgaatgtgggaagggattcactacatcatccaccctgctgagacaccagcgagttcacactggggagaggccattcacctgctctgagtgtgggaagggattcacagattcatccaccctgctgacacaccaacgagttcacaccggggagaggccattcacctgctctgagtgtgggaagggattcactcattcatcccacctgctgagacaccagcgagttcacactggggagaggccgttcacctgctctgagtgtgggaagggattcagtcagtcatccaacctgctgatacaccaacgagtgcacactggggagaggccgttcacctgctctgagtgtgggaagggattcactcgtacatccgacctgctgacacaccagcgagttcacactggggagaggccattcacctgctctgagtgtgggaagggattcactcggtcatccgacctgttgacacaccagcgagttcacactggggagaggccattcacctgctctgagtgtgggaagggattcactcggttatcccacctgctgacacaccagcgagttcacaagtga